A genomic region of Geothermobacter hydrogeniphilus contains the following coding sequences:
- a CDS encoding DUF3750 domain-containing protein has protein sequence MSPPVKTILKLVLPLCLLVFVLANRATHSDWHAANRASAGIAPDPQTTREAVLQVYGASAWSWRGWFAIHTWIAAKPSNADHYRVYEVIGWRLKPAGSVVRIAADLPDRFWYGERPRLLNEHRGKGVDELIARVDAAARSYPWAKEYGLFPGPNSNTFTAWVGLKVPELHLDLPFSAIGSGYAERGL, from the coding sequence ATGTCGCCGCCGGTAAAGACCATTCTGAAACTCGTGTTGCCGTTGTGCCTGTTGGTTTTCGTCCTTGCCAACCGTGCCACCCATAGCGACTGGCATGCCGCAAACCGCGCATCGGCCGGGATCGCTCCCGATCCGCAAACGACCCGGGAGGCGGTGCTGCAGGTCTATGGAGCCTCCGCCTGGAGCTGGCGGGGGTGGTTCGCCATTCACACCTGGATCGCCGCCAAGCCGAGCAATGCCGACCACTATCGGGTTTACGAGGTGATCGGCTGGCGGCTTAAACCCGCCGGTTCGGTGGTGCGGATCGCTGCCGATCTGCCCGACCGTTTCTGGTACGGCGAGCGGCCGCGACTGCTGAACGAGCATCGCGGAAAAGGGGTGGATGAACTGATCGCCCGGGTTGACGCGGCGGCCCGCAGCTACCCCTGGGCAAAAGAGTACGGCCTTTTTCCCGGACCGAACAGCAACACCTTCACCGCCTGGGTCGGCCTCAAGGTACCCGAACTGCATCTTGATCTGCCTTTTTCCGCCATCGGCAGCGGCTATGCCGAACGAGGTTTGTGA
- a CDS encoding enoyl-CoA hydratase/isomerase family protein, with protein sequence MSNDKLLTEIDDLGRATLTLNRPELHNAFDDSLIAGMTEALQKFAADPRVRLVRLTATGKSFSAGADLGWMRRMADYSREENLADAMALAELLRTLNDLPKPTVALVQGAVFGGGVGLVAACDLVLATPRASFCLSEVKLGLIPATISPYVVAAIGPRAARRYFLTAERFDVESALRMGLVHEIVAAEDLDREADRLTRLLLQNGPQAMAAAKQLVADVAWRPVDEDLLADTAERIAAARASDEGREGLGAFLEKRRPNWAVEKD encoded by the coding sequence ATGAGCAACGACAAACTGCTGACGGAGATCGACGACCTCGGCCGGGCGACCCTGACCCTGAACCGGCCGGAACTGCACAACGCCTTCGATGACAGCCTGATCGCCGGGATGACGGAGGCGCTGCAGAAGTTCGCGGCCGATCCGCGGGTGCGCCTGGTGCGCCTGACGGCAACGGGAAAGAGTTTTTCCGCCGGGGCCGATCTCGGCTGGATGCGGCGCATGGCCGACTACTCGCGTGAAGAGAATCTCGCCGATGCCATGGCCCTGGCCGAACTGCTGCGGACCCTGAACGATCTGCCCAAACCGACTGTCGCCCTGGTCCAGGGAGCCGTCTTCGGCGGTGGTGTCGGACTGGTGGCTGCATGTGACCTGGTGCTGGCCACGCCACGGGCCAGTTTCTGCCTTTCCGAGGTGAAGCTGGGGCTTATCCCGGCGACCATCTCTCCCTATGTGGTGGCCGCCATCGGTCCGCGTGCCGCCCGCCGCTACTTTCTCACGGCCGAGCGGTTTGATGTCGAAAGCGCGCTGCGGATGGGCCTGGTGCATGAGATCGTGGCTGCCGAAGACCTGGATAGGGAAGCGGACCGGCTGACCCGGTTGCTGCTGCAGAACGGCCCGCAGGCGATGGCGGCCGCCAAGCAGTTGGTTGCCGATGTCGCCTGGCGTCCCGTGGACGAGGATCTGCTGGCCGATACCGCCGAGCGGATCGCCGCCGCCCGGGCCAGTGACGAGGGGCGTGAAGGGCTCGGCGCGTTCCTGGAGAAACGCCGGCCGAACTGGGCGGTGGAAAAAGATTAA
- a CDS encoding MGMT family protein, translated as MSASPSLYQRIYDRVRQIPEGRVTTYGRIARLVGCGARTVGFAMAALPTGHELPWQRVINSKGEVSPRAAGDGGEIQRLLLEAEGIFFDARGRVDLARFGWDGSEDGK; from the coding sequence ATGAGTGCATCTCCCTCCCTTTATCAGCGCATCTATGATCGGGTTCGGCAGATCCCCGAAGGCCGGGTCACCACCTATGGCCGTATTGCCCGGCTGGTTGGCTGCGGCGCCCGCACGGTCGGCTTCGCCATGGCCGCCCTGCCGACCGGGCATGAACTTCCCTGGCAACGGGTGATCAACAGCAAAGGCGAGGTCAGCCCCCGCGCCGCCGGCGACGGCGGGGAGATCCAGCGGCTGCTGCTGGAGGCGGAGGGCATTTTTTTTGATGCACGGGGCAGGGTGGATCTGGCGAGATTCGGCTGGGACGGTTCGGAGGATGGGAAATGA
- a CDS encoding acetyl/propionyl/methylcrotonyl-CoA carboxylase subunit alpha encodes MFDSLLIANRGEIACRIIRTARKLGLRTIAVYSDADRQARHVALADEAWHIGPAPAAQSYLQADKLLDVARRAGAGAIHPGYGFLAENADFAAACGAAGLTFIGPTVEAIRAMGSKSAAKTIMQQAGVPLVPGYHGDDQDLQTLRAAAGEIGFPLLVKASAGGGGKGMRVVRDPAELDAAIEGARREAAASFGDDKLLLERYLEQPRHVEIQVFADSHGRVLHLFERDCSVQRRHQKVLEEAPAPGMTAELRRAMGAAAVTAAEAIGYVGAGTVEFLLDTDGSFYFMEMNTRLQVEHPVTELITGQDLVDWQLRVAAGEPLPCRQEELNIHGHAIEARIYAEDPARDFLPSIGCLHHLQFPSEDGHLRIDTGVRQGDEVSIHYDPMIAKLIVWDRDRPAALRRLRRALEQVEVAGVKTNVGFLSAVAGQDDFAAGTFDTGFIEQHRDELIPETAPASDLVLVLASLYLLLSREAEAQRAAVDSHDPWSPWHLTDGWRLNDDNHHRFCFTDGETDVEAKVHYRSGGCLVELSSGTIEASGSLAEDGSLQASIAGRKLQARVVRRGAELDVLVAGHAHRLLLHDPYAEAFDQEDAGGSVTAPMPGKIIAVMVDQGARVKRGTPLVILEAMKMEHTITAPADGVIAELNYQAGALVDEGAPLLVFDADEGT; translated from the coding sequence ATGTTCGATTCTCTACTCATAGCCAACCGCGGCGAGATTGCCTGCCGCATCATCCGCACGGCCCGGAAACTGGGCCTGCGCACCATAGCGGTCTATTCCGATGCCGACCGACAGGCCCGGCATGTCGCCCTGGCCGACGAGGCCTGGCACATCGGTCCGGCCCCGGCGGCTCAAAGCTACCTGCAGGCTGACAAGCTGCTCGATGTCGCCCGCCGTGCCGGGGCCGGAGCGATTCATCCCGGTTATGGTTTCCTGGCCGAAAATGCCGATTTCGCAGCCGCCTGTGGCGCTGCCGGACTGACTTTCATCGGTCCGACCGTCGAGGCGATCCGGGCCATGGGTTCAAAAAGTGCCGCCAAGACAATCATGCAGCAGGCCGGGGTGCCCCTGGTCCCGGGCTATCATGGTGACGACCAGGACCTTCAGACCCTGCGGGCGGCGGCCGGTGAGATCGGCTTCCCGCTGCTGGTCAAGGCAAGTGCCGGCGGCGGAGGGAAGGGGATGCGCGTGGTGCGCGATCCGGCGGAGCTGGATGCCGCCATCGAGGGCGCCCGGCGCGAGGCCGCAGCCAGCTTCGGCGACGACAAGCTGCTGCTGGAGCGTTACCTGGAGCAGCCGCGACATGTTGAAATCCAGGTCTTTGCCGACAGTCATGGCCGGGTTCTGCACCTGTTCGAGCGTGACTGTTCGGTGCAGCGCCGTCACCAGAAAGTGCTTGAAGAGGCCCCGGCTCCCGGGATGACCGCCGAGCTGCGTCGCGCGATGGGAGCGGCCGCGGTGACCGCCGCCGAGGCGATCGGCTATGTCGGCGCCGGAACGGTCGAGTTCCTGCTTGATACCGATGGATCCTTCTATTTCATGGAGATGAACACCCGCCTCCAGGTCGAACACCCGGTGACCGAGCTGATCACCGGGCAGGACCTGGTTGACTGGCAGCTGCGGGTGGCCGCCGGGGAACCGCTTCCCTGTCGCCAGGAAGAGCTCAATATCCATGGCCACGCCATCGAGGCCAGGATCTACGCCGAGGATCCGGCGCGTGATTTCCTGCCCTCCATCGGTTGCCTGCATCATCTGCAGTTTCCGTCCGAGGACGGGCATCTGCGGATCGATACCGGCGTCCGCCAGGGGGATGAGGTCAGCATTCACTACGACCCGATGATTGCCAAGCTGATCGTCTGGGACCGGGACCGCCCGGCTGCCCTGCGTCGCCTGCGTCGCGCCCTGGAACAGGTCGAAGTGGCCGGGGTGAAGACCAACGTCGGTTTTTTGTCGGCGGTGGCCGGGCAGGACGACTTTGCCGCCGGGACCTTTGACACCGGTTTCATCGAGCAGCATCGTGACGAGCTGATCCCCGAGACCGCTCCGGCGTCCGACCTGGTGCTGGTGCTGGCCTCTCTTTACCTGTTGCTGAGTCGCGAAGCCGAGGCGCAGCGGGCCGCGGTCGATTCCCACGATCCCTGGTCGCCCTGGCACCTGACCGACGGCTGGCGGCTTAATGATGACAATCATCATCGTTTCTGCTTCACCGACGGTGAAACCGATGTTGAGGCCAAGGTCCATTATCGTTCGGGCGGCTGCCTGGTCGAATTATCGTCCGGAACGATCGAAGCATCCGGATCCCTGGCGGAAGACGGATCCCTGCAGGCGTCGATCGCCGGGAGAAAGCTGCAGGCCAGGGTCGTTCGCCGGGGAGCTGAGCTGGACGTCCTGGTGGCCGGTCATGCGCACCGGCTGCTGCTGCACGATCCTTACGCCGAGGCTTTTGACCAGGAGGATGCCGGCGGCAGCGTGACGGCGCCGATGCCGGGTAAGATCATCGCGGTGATGGTCGACCAGGGGGCGCGGGTCAAGCGCGGCACGCCGTTGGTGATTCTCGAAGCGATGAAGATGGAGCACACCATCACCGCGCCCGCTGACGGGGTGATCGCGGAGCTCAACTATCAGGCCGGAGCCCTGGTGGACGAGGGCGCGCCGCTGCTGGTTTTTGACGCAGACGAAGGGACCTGA
- a CDS encoding MBL fold metallo-hydrolase: protein MTLRLPFRNLQPNFCSGLFDDPLLLIRQRPLGSNLLFDCGRLQHLAKRVLTAIEAVFVSHGHMDHWMGIDTLTRHVYVTPKTVELFGPVGIAAKLESKLAGYDWNLCEQNWGSYRVHEIGSETIRSHLLSGPDGFRRTELGSRPRSSRVIFENHLLRVAAEPCDHLVDSLIFRIDEQPTFIIDEAFLDRHQLLKGPWIRQLKRRFHRREDLDLPLTVLRCGVDGAEEFRIEDVRGFCREIAAEQRPASIGYISDIGWSAANREKITGLLSGVTLLLCETTFLSDAVERARSSRHLCSADVNRLLEQLRPEFFLPMHLSKSYNRCSSRLYRELQIPSGTTLLRIPDQVTPRPLLQSEFPWQEYRASGPAE, encoded by the coding sequence ATGACCCTGCGGCTGCCGTTTCGTAATCTCCAACCGAACTTCTGCTCCGGGCTGTTCGACGATCCGTTGCTGCTGATCCGCCAGCGGCCGCTCGGCAGCAACCTGCTGTTCGACTGCGGTCGGCTGCAGCACCTCGCCAAGCGCGTCCTGACCGCGATCGAGGCGGTCTTCGTCAGTCACGGTCATATGGATCACTGGATGGGGATTGATACCCTCACCCGCCATGTCTACGTTACGCCGAAGACCGTCGAGCTGTTCGGCCCGGTCGGGATCGCGGCCAAGCTGGAGAGCAAGCTGGCCGGATACGACTGGAACCTCTGTGAGCAGAACTGGGGAAGCTACCGGGTCCACGAGATCGGCAGTGAGACGATCAGGTCCCATCTTCTCTCCGGTCCCGACGGCTTCCGCCGCACGGAACTCGGAAGCCGCCCCCGGAGCAGCCGGGTCATCTTCGAGAACCACCTGCTCCGGGTTGCGGCGGAGCCCTGTGATCACCTGGTCGACTCGCTGATTTTCCGTATCGACGAGCAGCCGACCTTCATCATCGATGAAGCCTTTCTCGACCGGCACCAGTTGCTCAAGGGCCCCTGGATCAGGCAATTGAAGCGGCGTTTTCACCGGCGGGAAGATCTTGACCTGCCGCTCACCGTCCTGCGGTGCGGGGTGGACGGCGCCGAAGAGTTCCGGATCGAGGACGTACGGGGGTTCTGCCGGGAAATTGCCGCCGAGCAGCGACCGGCCTCGATCGGCTATATCAGCGACATTGGCTGGAGTGCTGCCAATCGGGAGAAAATCACCGGGCTGCTCAGCGGGGTGACCCTGCTACTCTGCGAAACCACCTTCCTGAGCGATGCTGTCGAACGGGCCCGCAGCTCACGACATCTCTGCAGCGCCGATGTCAACCGGTTGCTGGAGCAGCTGCGTCCGGAGTTTTTTCTGCCGATGCACCTGTCGAAAAGCTATAATCGCTGCAGTTCCCGGCTCTACCGGGAGCTGCAGATCCCGTCCGGAACCACCTTGTTGCGGATCCCCGATCAGGTTACCCCGCGACCGCTGCTGCAGAGTGAGTTCCCCTGGCAGGAGTACCGCGCTTCCGGTCCCGCGGAGTAA
- a CDS encoding hydroxymethylglutaryl-CoA lyase, with the protein MRLPKRVKIVEVGPRDGLQHESTVVPTEVKIELINRLSETGLAAIEGASFVSPKWMPQMADSSEVMLGIKRRPGVSYPVLVPNLQGLQAAIAAGADEVAVFGAASESFSRKNINCSIAVSFDRFGEVCEAARKQGLRVRGYVSCALGCPYEGAVDPESVAWVAGRMMELGCYEISLGDTIGVGTPGKARAMIAAVSRKVQVERLAVHFHDTYGQALANILAVLEQGIAVVDSSVAGLGGCPFAPGASGNVASEDLLYMLKGLGIETGVDLQALVAAGRYISDYLQRPSGSRVANALAAHRGEGKNCA; encoded by the coding sequence GTGAGATTGCCGAAACGGGTCAAGATTGTCGAGGTCGGACCGCGTGACGGTCTGCAGCATGAGTCGACCGTCGTCCCGACCGAGGTGAAGATCGAACTGATCAACCGGCTTTCCGAAACCGGTCTGGCGGCCATTGAAGGGGCGAGTTTCGTCTCGCCGAAGTGGATGCCGCAGATGGCCGACAGCTCCGAGGTGATGCTGGGAATCAAGCGTCGGCCGGGGGTCAGCTACCCGGTGCTGGTGCCCAACCTGCAGGGGCTGCAGGCGGCGATCGCCGCCGGCGCCGATGAGGTGGCGGTGTTCGGTGCCGCCTCGGAATCCTTCTCGCGCAAGAATATCAACTGTTCGATCGCTGTCAGTTTTGATCGTTTCGGCGAGGTCTGCGAGGCGGCCCGCAAGCAGGGTTTAAGGGTTCGCGGTTATGTTTCCTGCGCACTCGGCTGTCCCTACGAAGGCGCGGTCGATCCGGAGTCGGTCGCCTGGGTGGCCGGGCGGATGATGGAACTCGGCTGTTACGAGATTTCCCTTGGAGACACCATCGGGGTCGGCACTCCGGGCAAGGCCCGGGCGATGATCGCGGCGGTGTCACGCAAGGTCCAGGTGGAGCGGTTGGCGGTTCATTTTCATGATACCTACGGTCAGGCGCTGGCCAACATTCTTGCGGTGCTGGAGCAGGGCATTGCCGTGGTTGACAGCTCGGTGGCCGGTCTCGGCGGCTGCCCCTTCGCTCCCGGCGCCTCGGGGAATGTCGCCAGCGAGGATCTGCTCTATATGCTCAAAGGTCTCGGCATCGAAACCGGGGTCGATCTGCAGGCGCTGGTGGCGGCGGGTCGTTATATCTCCGACTATCTCCAGCGTCCTTCCGGTTCACGCGTGGCCAATGCCCTGGCCGCGCACCGGGGTGAAGGAAAGAATTGCGCCTGA